The following are encoded in a window of Penicillium oxalicum strain HP7-1 chromosome II, whole genome shotgun sequence genomic DNA:
- a CDS encoding NAD(+) kinase produces MASPGRSCRQLDSPLTCPLPSVVPPLPPPTPPPPAAVQAEASSGAGAPPPPSQKKPSSLSTALLRDYALHIEPSQTHHEMPLPESVSQTAGDPTWCAPKSAPAAEETAALQLVPPNVRRFHHKSLTGPRSLSTDCIPRQTIMKALASRPCLPGNNSNSGFTNPWANLIPNGTPEAAPSSSPPEDKERRGSNASPRKLSNALSNLQLTGYLERSPSTARLMLQTPCYFHQRFDDAVNIKKVLEEIADDEWLSHSRLVQTATGVREVSKQLQRRPIRRAVRTIMIVTKARDNSLVYLTRQVAEWLLMTPRYGNDLGVNVYVDAKLRNSKRFDAAGLIQKEPRLAQMLHFWTPDLCWTSPEKFDLVLTLGGDGTVLFTSWLFQRVVPPVLCFSLGSLGFLTNFEFNEYKSHLNAVMGDVGMRVNLRMRFTCTVFRKDRSKGAEADAVEEGEQFEVLNEVVIDRGPSPYVSNLELYADGELLTVVQADGCIFSTPTGSTAYSLSAGGSLMHPSIPGILLTPICPHTLSFRPMVLSDSHLLRIAVPTASRSTAYCSFDGKGRVELRQGDYVTVEASQYPFPTVVSDSGEWFTSVQRALRWNTRGAVQKSWDGGDGADAEDEWDIDTDAGLTGTDSGLGPSEDGDSVSPNPGRRQMSADS; encoded by the coding sequence ATGGCATCGCCAGGCAGGAGTTGTCGCCAACTCGACTCGCCCCTGACGTGCCCACTGCCATCCGTCgttccccctcttcctcctcctactcctcctcctcctgccgCTGTCCAGGCCGAGGCCAGCTCGGGCGCAGGTGCCCCACCTCCGCCATCTCAAAAGAAACCATCATCCCTCAGCACAGCGCTTTTGCGTGACTATGCTCTGCACATAGAGCCTTCGCAGACACACCACGAGATGCCTTTGCCGGAATCTGTGTCACAGACAGCCGGTGATCCAACGTGGTGTGCCCCGAAGAGCGCCCCCGCCGCTGAGGAGACCGCGGCGCTCCAGCTGGTACCCCCCAACGTTCGCCGTTTTCACCACAAATCTCTCACGGGCCCTCGATCGTTATCCACAGATTGCATTCCCCGGCAAACAATCATGAAGGCGCTGGCGTCACGCCCGTGTCTGCCGGGTAACAACTCTAATTCAGGCTTCACAAATCCATGGGCCAATCTGATCCCGAACGGCACCCCCGAAGCCGCCCCCTCCTCATCGCCCCCAGAGGACAAAGAGCGCCGAGGCAGCAATGCATCTCCTCGGAAACTATCAAACGCACTGTCAAACTTACAACTGACGGGGTATCTGGAACGGTCGCCCTCGACCGCACGATTGATGCTGCAGACCCCTTGTTATTTTCACCAGAGATTCGACGACGCTGTGAACATCAAAAAAGTGCTAGAGGAGATTGCGGATGATGAGTGGTTATCACACTCTCGCTTGGTGCAGACGGCCACGGGCGTCCGTGAGGTCTCCAAACAGTTGCAACGCCGGCCCATCAGGCGCGCAGTACGGACGATCATGATTGTGACCAAGGCCCGAGACAATAGTCTGGTGTATCTGACACGCCAAGTCGCCGAGTGGCTGCTCATGACGCCGCGGTATGGAAACGACCTCGGGGTCAACGTTTACGTCGATGCCAAACTACGCAATTCAAAACGGTTCGATGCCGCGGGTCTCATCCAGAAAGAGCCACGATTGGCACAGATGCTCCACTTTTGGACACCAGACTTGTGCTGGACCTCGCCAGAGAAGTTTGATCTCGTCTTGACACTCGGCGGTGATGGCACTGTTTTGTTTACCTCATGGCTGTTCCAGCGCGTGGTGCCTCCAGTTTTGTGTTTCTCCCTCGGAAGCCTCGGATTTTTGACCAATTTCGAGTTCAATGAATACAAGTCTCATCTCAATGCGGTGATGGGAGACGTCGGTATGCGGGTCAACCTACGCATGAGATTTACGTGCACTGTCTTCCGGAAAGACCGCAGCAAAGGTGCTGAGGCGGATGCTGTCGAGGAAGGGGAACAGTTCGAGGTCTTGAACGAGGTGGTCATCGACCGAGGGCCGTCCCCGTACGTCTCAAATCTGGAGCTCTACGCTGATGGTGAGCTCTTGACCGTCGTGCAGGCTGACGGATGCATCTTTTCCACACCTACCGGCTCTACTGCATATTCCCTGTCCGCTGGCGGCTCTCTCATGCACCCATCCATTCCCGGTATTCTTCTCACGCCCATCTGTCCTCACACGCTCTCCTTCCGACCCATGGTCCTCTCCGACTCCCACCTCTTGCGCATTGCTGTTCCTACTGCGTCGCGATCCACCGCCTATTGCTCCTTCGATGGCAAAGGTCGTGTTGAGCTTCGACAAGGCGACTACGTCACTGTCGAGGCGAGCCAGTATCCATTCCCCACCGTGGTCTCCGACAGCGGCGAGTGGTTCACAAGCGTGCAACGAGCTCTCCGATGGAACACCCGAGGTGCCGTGCAAAAAAGCTGGGACGGTGGAGACGGGGCCGACGCCGAAGATGAATGGGATATTGATACCGATGCTGGACTCACCGGTACAGACAGCGGTCTCGGCCCCAGCGAGGACGGAGACTCTGTGTCCCCGAATCCTGGGCGGCGTCAGATGAGCGCTGACTCTTGA
- a CDS encoding Calcium-transporting ATPase 3 has translation MGIDTLPDVEESAEPSICALREPDLFQQEHPKKSWGSCDLNEKPKGVSTSSYDLPPKADPSAFPEHALNTNSDLTSQSHLLEPAQIAELFETDLNNGLSSAEASERLKKDGPNTVQEIKGVSVWGLLLRQVSNSLTFVLLITMALSFGIDDYIEGGVITAVILLNIVVGFFQDYRAEKTIMSLQRLSAPVCNAIRDGQIRPVKAETLVVGDVVRLAVGDIVPADLRLFEGMNASMDEALLTGESLPVLKTPYKTLSCADIPIGDRTNMAYSGCSTSQGRAAGVVVATGMNTEVGKIAQLLQAKDAVDDTSRIAHAWRRVKRSAMNILGLVGTPLQVKLSKFALLLFALAILLAIIVFSVNLWDVQGEVLIYGICVAVAVIPESLIAVLTITISVGTKAMARGNVIVRKLQCLEAVGGVTNICSDKTGTLTQGKMVARSAWIPGAGILSVSQTTDPFDPTSGVVQLDEIDWDSGHAVDQHPALHTFLSAISLCNLSMIHHNNGNWSAIGEPTEIALHVLAMRFSSGKKEVLAKRGMELHTEYPFDSAIKKMTVVYRDLAAECNEVFTKGAPEVIVPSLSIPENEQRVIRDTAERMAGEGLRVLCIAYKKAHINDEHAISPRAAAESNLHFGGLCQMAGITVHMLTGDHIKTATAIASEVGILDRVSASLKSRHLVMAAEDFDKMSDEEIDRIEELPLVLARCSPTTKVRMVEAMHRRRAFCVMTGDGVNDSPALKRADVGIAMGKNGSDAVEEGRRLFDNIQKFLMHLLISNIAQVIFLLIALAFKDAGGDSVFPLSPLEILWANLVTSSFLAVGLGLEESQPDIMYRPPHDLRVGVFTTELIVDKMVYGTFMGSLCLVSFVCVIYAAGTGTSDLGDGCNEGYNSTCDAVFRARATTYATLTFLLLMTAWEVKHFSRSLFNMDPIRFPHRFSVFPTIWQNRFLFWAVVAGFVIVFPVIYLPVVNELVFKHHAIGWEWGIVLGCTATYLVCVESWKAVKRAFGIGSGKTAILTLEDAETRAGLSTFSPMSMSANASVELK, from the exons ATGGGCATTGACACGCTTCCAGATGTCGAGGAATCGGCAGAACCCTCTATATGTGCCCTAAGGGAGCCTGATTTATTCCAGCAGGAGCATCCAAAGAAATCTTGGGGCTCCTGTGACCTGAACGAAAAGCCAAAGGGCGTTTCAACCTCCAGTTACGATCTTCCGCCCAAAGCGGATCCGAGTGCATTCCCAGAGCACGCCCTGAACACCAACTCAGATCTCACCAGTCAAAGTCATCTTCTGGAGCCGGCTCAGATTGCTGAGCTCTTCGAGACAGACCTGAA CAATGGACTATCAAGTGCCGAAGCCAGTGAGCGCCTCAAGAAAGATGGTCCAAATACCGTGCAGGAAATCAAGGGCGTCTCCGTCTGGGGGCTACTGCTAAGACAAGTGTCGAACAGTTTGACCTTT GTACTACTTATAACCATGGCCCTATCATTTGGCATCGACGACTACATTGAAGGAGGCGTCATCACCGCGGTGATTCTCTTGAATATCGTTGTTGG CTTCTTTCAAGACTACCGCGCAGAGAAGACGATTATGTCCTTGCAGCGCCTGTCTGCGCCGGTCTGCAATGCCATTCGAGATGGCCAAATACGCCCAGTCAAAGCGGAGACCTTGGTGGTGGGTGATGTTGTCCGGCTAGCGGTCGGGGATATTGTTCCAGCGGATCTTCGATTGTTTGAGGGAATGAATGCTTCTATGGATGAAGCCCTCCTGACGGGCGAGTCCCTGCCGGTTCTGAAAACCCCTTATAAAACCCTGTCTTGTGCAGACATACCGATTGGCGATCGAACCAACATGGCATATTCGGGGTGCAGCACAAGTCAAGGCCGCGCCGCGGGAGTTGTCGTTGCAACGGGAATGAACACCGAGGTGGGAAAAATTGCGCAATTGCTTCAAGCAAAAGACGCCGTCGACGACACCAGTCGGATCGCTCACGCCTGGCGGCGAGTCAAACGGTCTGCGATGAATATTCTGGGTCTCGTCGGCACGCCGTTGCAAGTGAAACTGAGTAAATTCGCTTTGCTTTTATTTGCTCTGGCTATTCTCCTCGCTATTATTGTATTCTCCGTCAATCTGTGGGATGTTCAGGGGGAGGTCTTGATCTACGGAATCTGTGTGGCTGTCGCCGTCATTCCGGAGTCCTTGATTGCTGTCCTCACCATCACTATCTCGGTGGGCACGAAAGCCATGGCCCGTGGCAATGTCATCGTTCGCAAGTTACAATGTCTGGAGGCCGTTGGAGGCGTAACGAATATCTGCTCCGATAAAACCGGCACCCTCACCCAAGGCAAAATGGTGGCTCGCTCCGCATGGATCCCAGGGGCTGGGATACTGTCAGTGAGCCAGACCACCGATCCATTTGATCCCACGAGTGGAGTTGTGCAACTTGACGAGATCGATTGGGACTCCGGACATGCTGTTGATCAGCACCCGGCTCTGCATACATTCTTGTCCGCTATTTCTTTATGCAATCTTTCAATGATTCATCACAACAACGGCAATTGGAGTGCAATCGGAGAACCAACTGAAATCGCCCTGCATGTTCTCGCCATGCGCTTCAGTTCTGGGAAGAAGGAAGTGCTAGCTAAACGAGGGATGGAACTGCACACCGAGTACCCATTTGACTCTGCgatcaagaagatgaccgTGGTCTACCGAGACCTTGCAGCTGAATGCAATGAAGTATTTACCAAGGGAGCTCCGGAGGTCATCGTTCCGTCGTTGTCAATTCCTGAGAATGAGCAACGTGTGATTCGAGATACCGCAGAACGAATGGCGGGAGAAGGTCTGCGTGTTCTCTGCATAGCCTACAAAAAGGCACATATCAATGACGAGCACGCAATCTCCCCTCGCGCTGCTGCTGAGTCCAACCTTCACTTTGGTGGCCTA TGCCAGATGGCCGGCATTACTGTCCACATGCTGACTGGAGATCATATCAAGACAGCCACGGCTATTGCCTCTGAGGTTGGAATTCTTGATCGAGTCTCGGCCAGCTTGAAGTCTAGACACCTAGTTATGGCCGCAGAGGATTTTGATAAAATGTCGGACGAAGAAATTGACCGGATTGAAGAACTGCCTTTGGTTCTTGCCCGCTGCAGTCCCACCACCAAGGTCCGTATGGTTGAGGCTATGCATCGTCGACGGGCATTCTGCGTCATGACCGGTGACGGCGTGAATGACTCTCCTGCCCTGAAACGAGCCGATGTGGGCATCGCCAtggggaagaatggaagtGAC GCAGTCGAAGAAGGAAGACGTCTGTTTGATAACATCCAAAAA TTTTTGATGCACTTGCTCATTTCTAACATTGCACAAGTCATCTTTCTCCTCATCGCCCTGGCGTTCAAGGACGCAGGGGGCGACTCGGTCTTTCCCCTATCGCCTCTTGAAATCTTGTGGGCGAACTTGGTTACTTCATCCTTTTTGGCTGTCGGCCTCGGCCTGGAGGAATCCCAACCCGACATCATGTATCGCCCGCCTCATGATCTTCGGGTTGGCGTATTCACGACCGAGCTGATTGTTGACAAAATGGTCTATGGAACTTTCATGGGTTCTCTCTGTCTTGTCTCTTTTGTCTGCGTCATCTACGCTGCCGGCACTGGCACCTCAGATCTGGGCGATGGGTGCAACGAGGGCTACAACTCGACCTGCGATGCAGTCTTTCGAGCCCGCGCAACCACCTACGCAACTTTGACGTTCCTCCTACTCATGACCGCCTGGGAAGTCAAACACTTCTCGCGCTCATTATTCAACATGGATCCGATCCGTTTCCCCCATCGATTTTCCGTTTTCCCCACAATCTGGCAGAATCGGTTCTTGTTTTGGGCTGTGGTGGCAGGCTTCGTGATTGTCTTCCCAGTCATCTACCTTCCCGTAGTCAATGAGCTAGTTTTCAAGCATCACGCCATTGGCTGGGAGTGGGGAATTGTGTTGGGCTGCACGGCTACTTACTTGGTCTGTGTGGAGAGCTGGAAGGCCGTGAAGCGGGCCTTTGGTATTGGTAGTGGCAAGACTGCCATTTTGACGCTGGAAGATGCTGAAACCCGCGCTGGTCTAAGTACCTTTTCTCCCATGTCTATGAGTGCCAATGCTAGCGTAGAGCTGAAGTAG
- a CDS encoding Free methionine-R-sulfoxide reductase, with amino-acid sequence MVWVPPLPKCWRDGPQLLSIQPWRASPHADSSYFWGKTKAEVYSQLLEQAGGLLDGQRNWMIPPSRTLDRTGIDRCSPHPLEYSSNLSNISSLLWHAYAALPSPSSAVNWTGFYIRDDKFPALASPVSSPPLPGAPGFGGVTISTTYAHPEDQILLLGPFHGKPACQQIRFGKGVCGTAAASQKTVVVPDVTKFPGHIACDADSRSEIVVPIIIRGETVAIIDIDCTLPSAFDEEDQKYLEKLAELLAESCDW; translated from the exons ATGGTATGGGtgcctcctcttcccaaaTGCTGGCGGGATGGTCCCCAGCTACTGTCCATCCAGCCTTGGCGGGCGTCT CCGCACGCCGACTCTTCATATTTCTGGGGCAAGACCAAAGCCGAGGTCTATTCACAGCTCCTGGAACAGGCTGGAGGTCTACTCGACGGGCAACGCAATTGG ATGATACCCCCTTCAAGAACCCTTGACAGAACTGGAATTGACCGTTGCTCCCCCCATCCTCTGGAATACTCTAGCAACCTGTCaaatatctcctctcttctctggCACGCATACGCTGCTCTCCCATCACCCTCCTCGGCCGTCAACTGGACCGGATTCTACATTCGCGATGACAAGTTCCCCGCCCTCGCCTCGCCCGTCTCCTCGCCTCCACTGCCCGGCGCACCAGGGTTCGGTGGTGTAACCATCTCCACGACCTACGCTCACCCCGAAGATCAAATCTTACTGCTGGGCCCCTTCCACGGTAAGCCCGCGTGCCAGCAGATCCGCTTCGGAAAGGGAGTCTGTGGTACCGCCGCCGCCAGCCAGAAGACAGTCGTTGTCCCCGACGTCACGAAATTCCCGGGCCATATTGCCTGTGACGCCGATAGTCGGAGTGAAATTGTGGtgcccatcatcatccgtGGAGAG ACTGTCGCCATTATCGATATCGACTGCACGCTCCCCTCtgcctttgatgaagaagatcagaaATATCTCGAGAAGCTCGCTGAACTTCTTGCCGAAAGCTGCGACTGGTAA